The Bos indicus isolate NIAB-ARS_2022 breed Sahiwal x Tharparkar chromosome X, NIAB-ARS_B.indTharparkar_mat_pri_1.0, whole genome shotgun sequence genome has a window encoding:
- the LOC139181473 gene encoding melanoma-associated antigen 8-like, with the protein MAARALGALLAAAHWLAPPPPSSVPRTSPAQPTVLPGFKGSEGLDVRVLLQVDIGTSPDLSGLKMRALTEDTGAPGTRRRRLRSEVCVLRSQECQQSRGLTTKEERPCNAQEQPSRKTSQWSPFSPYHTPTGHKTPVIMPVVPTNELCTSEEDLQGQIQAEGPVEAQLLGAEAEDASTPLASFPPVSSSSAIGDAEILLMQALNRMTCELLEFLILKYGTQEPIFQAEMLNTVLRDNQAHFPVVFRKATQCLQLAFGLDMKEVDHREHIYVMVPVLGLTLNEMQRDEQSIPKAGLLVAALSLIILAGDRISEEKVWGALSKIEVFPGAQHCIYGEPKELLTQVWVRAGYLKYRQVRYSHPARYEFLWGPRAYAETSKQKVKDYLRKINGRGPRFFPPRWT; encoded by the exons TGTCCTCCCGGGGTTTAAGGGCAGTGAAGGCCTTGATGTGAGGGTCCTGCTTCAGGTCGACATAGGGACATCCCCGGACTTGTCAGGACTCAAGATGAGGGCCTTGACGGAGGACACAG GGGCTCCAGGAACCAGGAGGAGAAGACTGAGGTCTGAGGTCTGTGTTCTGAGGTCACAGGAGTGCCAGCAGTCAAG GGGACTGACCACCAAGGAGGAGCGCCCCTGTAACGCCCAAGAGCAGCCCTCAAGGAAGACCA gtCAGTGGTCTCCATTTTCCCCCTACCACACCCCCACTGGGCACAAGACCCCAGTCATCATGCCTGTGGTCCCGACGAATGAGCTCTGCACTTCTGAGGAAGACCTTCAGGGCCAAATCCAGGCCGAGGGCCCAGTGGAGGCGCAGCTCCTGGGGGCTGAGGCGGAGGATGCCTCAACCCCTCTGGCCTCCTTCCCTCCAGTCTCATCTTCCTCTGCCATTGGAGATGCGGAGATCTTGCTTATGCAGGCTCTGAATAGGATGACATGTGAACTACTGGAGTTCCTGATCCTCAAGTATGGCACCCAGGAGCCGATTTTCCAGGCTGAAATGCTGAATACAGTCCTCAGGGATAACCAGGCCCACTTCCCAGTGGTCTTCCGTAAAGCCACACAGTGCCTGCAGCTGGCCTTTGGCCTGGATATGAAAGAGGTGGACCACAGAGAGCACATCTATGTCATGGTCCCTGTCCTGGGCCTCACCCTCAATGAGATGCAGAGGGATGAGCAGAGCATACCAAAGGCTGGCCTCCTGGTGGCAGCCCTGAGCCTGATTATCCTAGCAGGGGACCGGATCAGTGAGGAGAAGGTCTGGGGAGCACTTAGCAAGATAGAGGTATTTCCTGGGGCACAGCACTGCATCTATGGGGAGCCCAAGGAGCTGCTGACCCAAGTGTGGGTGCGGGCGGGGTACCTGAAGTACCGGCAGGTGCGTTACAGCCACCCTGCTCGTTACGAGTTCCTGTGGGGTCCCCGGGCCTATGCAGAGACCAGCAAGCAGAAAGTCAAGGACTATCTGCGCAAGATCAATGGAAGGGGTCCCAGGTTCTTCCCACCCCGGTGGACATAG
- the LOC139181160 gene encoding melanoma-associated antigen 10-like, whose translation MPVVPTNELCTSEEDLQGQIQAEGPVEAQLLGAEAEDASTPLASFPPVSSSSAAGDAEILLMQALNRMTCELLEFLILKYGTQEPIFQAEMLNTVLRDNQAHFPVVFRKATQYMQLAFGLDMKEVDHREHIYVMVPVLGLTLNEMQRDEQSIPKAGLLVTVLSLILLAGDRISEKKVWGTLSKMGVFSGIEHCIYGEPKELLTQVWVRAGYLQYRQVPYSHPARYEFLWGPRAYAETSKQKVKDYLRKVKGRGPRFFPPRCA comes from the coding sequence ATGCCTGTGGTCCCGACAAATGAGCTCTGCACTTCTGAGGAAGACCTTCAGGGCCAAATCCAGGCCGAGGGCCCAGTGGAGGCGCAGCTCCTGGGGGCTGAGGCGGAGGATGCCTCAACCCCTCTGGCCTCCTTCCCTCCAGTCTCATCTTCCTCTGCCGCAGGAGATGCGGAGATCTTGCTTATGCAGGCTCTGAATAGGATGACGTGTGAACTACTGGAGTTCCTGATCCTCAAGTATGGCACCCAGGAGCCGATTTTCCAGGCTGAAATGCTGAATACAGTCCTCAGGGATAACCAGGCCCACTTCCCAGTGGTCTTCCGTAAAGCCACACAGTACATGCAGCTGGCCTTTGGCCTGGATATGAAAGAGGTGGACCACAGAGAGCACATCTATGTCATGGTCCCTGTCCTGGGCCTCACCCTCAATGAGATGCAGAGGGATGAGCAGAGCATACCAAAGGCTGGCCTCCTGGTGACGGTCCTGAGTCTGATTCTTCTAGCAGGGGACCGGATCAGTGAGAAGAAGGTCTGGGGAACACTCAGCAAGATGGGGGTATTTTCTGGGATAGAGCACTGCATCTATGGGGAGCCCAAGGAGCTGCTGACCCAAGTGTGGGTGCGGGCGGGGTACCTGCAGTACCGGCAGGTGCCTTACAGCCACCCTGCTCGTTACGAGTTCCTGTGGGGTCCCCGGGCCTATGCAGAGACCAGCAAGCAGAAAGTCAAGGACTATCTGCGCAAGGTCAAAGGAAGGGGTCCCAGGTTCTTCCCACCCCGGTGTGCATAG